A stretch of the Clavibacter sp. B3I6 genome encodes the following:
- a CDS encoding riboflavin synthase, whose product MFTGIIEERGRVLALDAEGDSARITVEAPLAVSDARHGDSISVDGVCLTVVAQTPEGFTADVMRQTLVMSSLGRLAVGDPVNLERAARVGDRLGGHIVQGHVDGTGRLLATTPGEAWRILRFSLPADLAPLVVDRGSITVQGVSLTVSAVSPTDTADADAWFEVSLIPETLSATTLGALEVGDEVNLETDVLARHVQRMLALDARDRDDRAGDRS is encoded by the coding sequence ATGTTCACAGGGATCATCGAGGAGCGCGGACGCGTCCTCGCGCTCGACGCCGAGGGCGACTCCGCCCGGATCACGGTGGAGGCGCCGCTCGCGGTGTCCGACGCCCGGCACGGCGACTCCATCAGCGTCGACGGCGTGTGCCTCACGGTCGTCGCGCAGACGCCCGAGGGCTTCACCGCCGACGTGATGCGGCAGACGCTCGTGATGAGCTCGCTCGGCCGGCTCGCCGTCGGCGACCCCGTCAACCTCGAGCGCGCGGCGCGCGTCGGCGACCGGCTGGGCGGCCACATCGTCCAGGGCCACGTCGACGGCACCGGGCGCCTGCTGGCGACCACGCCGGGCGAGGCGTGGCGGATCCTCCGCTTCTCGCTGCCCGCGGACCTCGCGCCGCTCGTCGTCGACCGCGGATCCATCACCGTGCAGGGCGTGAGCCTCACGGTGAGCGCGGTCAGCCCCACCGACACGGCCGACGCGGACGCCTGGTTCGAGGTGTCGCTCATCCCCGAGACGCTGAGCGCCACCACGCTCGGCGCGCTCGAGGTCGGCGACGAGGTCAACCTCGAGACCGACGTGCTCGCGCGCCACGTGCAGCGGATGCTCGCGCTCGACGCGCGAGACCGCGACGACCGGGCGGGAGACCGCTCATGA